In the Corynebacterium anserum genome, ATCGCCGACGCGTTGGAGGTCCACCTCTCTATCTGTTTTGTCTGCGAATAATCCGCGTAATTGTTGCGGGTGGCGAAAGGCACCGCCACGATATCCCACTCGAGTCCTTTGGCTTTGTGGACAGTGAGGATTTGTACCACGTTTTGTTTCTTACGGACCTCGCCTGGTTCCAAACCTGCTTCCTGGTCATAGGCGGCCTTGAGGTATTCCACGAGCGCCGATGCGTTGGAATTATTTAGTGCCGCAAAATCTCGAACAATGCTGGCAAATTTTTCCAGATGACTGGTGCCTATCGATGTTTCTGGATCACGGTGCCAACGAGCCATCACCTCAGTGCGCACACCAATCATTTGTTCAATATCTGCCACTAAGTCAGGCAACGGTTTGCTTAAGCTGTGACGACGAAGCTGACCTAACTCCTGAGCGAACTCACTAATCCTGCGGGCGCCCTCTTCGCTCATGCCTTGCTCGACGGCGTCGGTCAAGTCAGCGGCAGCGTCGCTAAGGCCCACAGACATGGCATGGGGATCTGGAATAAGCTTCTCGAGAGAGCTGGCGAGCTCAGAGGGTACGTTGGGAGCCGTCACTGCTGTCGCTGCCTGCGGTGCCGAGGATGAGTACATTTGATCCCGGGCTTCAGGGCTCTCGCCACCTGTATCTTCAGGTTTCTTTCGATGGATTTGTTTCGCTCTCTGAGCTAGGACAGCCAGATCAGCAGCCCCCAGATTGAAGCGTGGACCTGTGAGCAGGCGCATTGTCGCTTCATCATCTTCCGGATCCACGAGAACACGGAGTGTGGCGTACACGTCAGCTACTTCAGGCAAATCCAGTAGGCCGGGCCCCGCGGTCATTTCTGCAGGAATGCCTCGAGCGATGAGTTCCTCGTATACCGGCAGTGCCTGCTTATTCTTCGTTACCAATACAGCTGCAGAAAATGGAGTGGTGCGAGCTGATTGCTCATAGTCTTTCCAGCGCGCTTCCAATTCACCGGCTAGCCAATCCAACTCCTCCTGTCGTGTCTCGAAGAAACCAATCTGAATCTCACCTCGCGGTGCACTGGGTCGCGGCTGCAACTCAGATACCATCCGGCCGGTATCCATCGACCAACTCGCGACCTTATTGGCTAGTTCGAGCACGCCGGCGGGATTTCGCCAGGAGGTGGTGAGCTCTAACTTGTGCGATAACACTGGTTTGCCTGCGTTATCGCCCCCAGGCAGCGGAAAATCTTCGCGGAATTTCTCGAGGTTGGAAGAAGTCGCTCCACGGAACATGTAGATGGACTGCATTGGGTCACCAACAGCGGTAACGGATAAACCAGGATCCCTTCCCCGGCCGAACAGATTACTCAACAAGATGCGCTGCGAGTGTCCTGTGTCTTGATACTCATCGAGCAGCACCACGCGGAAGCGGCGACGTTGCTCTTCCCCCACATGAGGATGTGCCTCCACCAACGTCGCAGCTTTCGACATCTGCTGACCGAAAGTCATCACGTTCATTTCATCGAGACGAGCTCGATATTTTTCAATGATTGGCAAAATCTCCAGACGTCGGTATTGCGCATCCAGGAAATCAAGATTCTTTTTACTCAGATGGCCGCGAGTCTTGGGAAGTTCATCCAACCCCTGAATGGCTAGCTCTGTCAAAGAACGCACATCTTCCATCTCGGCCAGGTGGTTGTCCATTTCCTCAGACAGTGTCAGCACGTACGAAATCAACGTATTCGCAGTTTTGTCCCCCTGGATTTCGCCCGTCCAGTTTTGCACTATGTCGTAGGCAATCATCCAGCGCTCAGCATCGGTGATGATACGTCCCGCTGGTTCGATAGGAATGTACAAACCGTACTCGCGTAAGATATCGCCGGCATATGAGTCGTATGTGCTCACTGCGGGCGAGATATTTTTAAGGATGTCATGGCGCGGATCATCTTTTGATAATTCATCCATGAAAGCGCTACGGGCCAAGGTACCGAGCCTGGCACGGATACGCGTGCCCAATTCTGCGGCCGCTTTTCTGGTGAAAGTCAAACCCAAAACTTGTTCCGGTAGCACGTACCCATTAGCGACTAGCCAGACCACCCGGGCAGCCATCGTTTCGGTTTTCCCTGCTCCAGCGCCTGCGGTTACAAGATACGTACCAGTGGGTTCTGCACCGATGACTCTCGCCTGCTCGTCAGTGGGTGCATGTTGCTGCCCCAGAAGCTGTGAAAGCTCCTGCGGAGTGAAAATCTTTCGGTGAGGATCAAGTGTCCCGTGAGTCATTTAGACCAACATCCTTCCCGCAGTCTGTGCCGGACACGCACTAGCAAATCCGCAGTAAGTACAGTGGGGTCCTGGCGTCGCCCGGAAACTCGGGCCTTGAGCTGCCTCTGCCAGTGCAAGCATCTTTGTTTTATACTCGCTGAGTTCCTCAGCACTGAGCTTCATTTGCTGCACATCTCTGGCCTCTGCGATTTGGCCTTTGGATGAGGACCTGCCGGTCTCCCCTGGATACACCAACGCGGCTCCGTCATTTGTCAGCCCCTCAGTGTGGGCAACCATGAATTGGTAGGCGGATAGTTGATGGCTACCGGCTACGGCCTCTGCTGATTTGGCTGTGCGGGCGGTTTTGAAATCATAGACCATCGTGGCACCGTCAGCGTTAATAATGGCGAGATCCACACGCCCGTTGAGTACAACCTCTGTGCCATCGTGCAGCTGCCCCAGGCACACGCTGAACTCTTTTTCCGCCACCGCTTTATTACTCCCTGCGCCACACACTCTCTCGCTGATGAAACGATAGAGTTTCTCAATTCCCTCCCGCCATCGCTTCACGTTGTGCTCCACGGACCATGCCGCCCCGGTGACGAGTTGAGGGAAATACACTTCTACTGCATCCAGCACAGACTCCAGAGTTAGGTGCTGCGCATCAGGCGCGGATGCACTGCTCAGATCATCCACGATGGCCTGTGCAATGCAATGCACCGC is a window encoding:
- a CDS encoding UvrD-helicase domain-containing protein → MTHGTLDPHRKIFTPQELSQLLGQQHAPTDEQARVIGAEPTGTYLVTAGAGAGKTETMAARVVWLVANGYVLPEQVLGLTFTRKAAAELGTRIRARLGTLARSAFMDELSKDDPRHDILKNISPAVSTYDSYAGDILREYGLYIPIEPAGRIITDAERWMIAYDIVQNWTGEIQGDKTANTLISYVLTLSEEMDNHLAEMEDVRSLTELAIQGLDELPKTRGHLSKKNLDFLDAQYRRLEILPIIEKYRARLDEMNVMTFGQQMSKAATLVEAHPHVGEEQRRRFRVVLLDEYQDTGHSQRILLSNLFGRGRDPGLSVTAVGDPMQSIYMFRGATSSNLEKFREDFPLPGGDNAGKPVLSHKLELTTSWRNPAGVLELANKVASWSMDTGRMVSELQPRPSAPRGEIQIGFFETRQEELDWLAGELEARWKDYEQSARTTPFSAAVLVTKNKQALPVYEELIARGIPAEMTAGPGLLDLPEVADVYATLRVLVDPEDDEATMRLLTGPRFNLGAADLAVLAQRAKQIHRKKPEDTGGESPEARDQMYSSSAPQAATAVTAPNVPSELASSLEKLIPDPHAMSVGLSDAAADLTDAVEQGMSEEGARRISEFAQELGQLRRHSLSKPLPDLVADIEQMIGVRTEVMARWHRDPETSIGTSHLEKFASIVRDFAALNNSNASALVEYLKAAYDQEAGLEPGEVRKKQNVVQILTVHKAKGLEWDIVAVPFATRNNYADYSQTKQIERWTSNASAMPTELRGDAEPSGTTGDQMPIFDASTATKSSDHNKAVEEFATEIKRYASKESDRVFYVAITRTERVLLVSGSAYSPTRKSAVDPAVLLKVIADSANHDEIVEFSEAGKTYPKKFYDDVEKGILSREDNLLSPSPEANLLRKENDARWAAFLKEQEESEEMNGTVWPRRHNVDTSAVDMVESFLDGEIPPTTTAWDRETQLLIEEFTQRSTREVRVPLGIRLTATEAVALRQDSQEFARRRRRPVPLEPKPFAKRGTAFHNWVEQHYKQVSLLDEEELPGASDATVKDPQLEKLKEAFLASEWADKQPYSVEGAYSVSLAGRIYEGRIDAVFHEGDDMRTGWFVVDWKTGKKPVGQAMAAAEMQLGVYRLAWAKVLSRRLGIEVNPEEVRAAFHYVATNDTVEPRTLPTAEQLSGE